In Gimesia benthica, a single window of DNA contains:
- a CDS encoding BlaI/MecI/CopY family transcriptional regulator, producing MKDYRLTPYELELMDVIWDLGEASVQDVCDALPRNLAYTTVMTTLSLLVQKKKVLKRVKNGRAYIYQPVVSREEVSRSMLGQIKQVLLKDSLPSLMLNLLEEEKISEDDINALKEAIRKLENQ from the coding sequence GTGAAAGACTATCGGCTGACGCCTTATGAACTGGAACTGATGGATGTGATCTGGGACCTCGGAGAGGCCAGCGTCCAGGATGTTTGTGATGCATTACCACGGAATCTGGCCTATACAACCGTGATGACGACCCTCAGTCTTCTGGTGCAAAAAAAGAAAGTCTTGAAAAGAGTCAAAAACGGCCGTGCTTACATCTATCAACCCGTGGTTTCGCGAGAAGAAGTCTCGCGGTCGATGCTCGGCCAGATCAAGCAGGTGTTGCTGAAAGACTCGCTGCCGAGCCTCATGTTAAATCTTCTGGAAGAAGAGAAGATTTCAGAAGACGATATCAATGCTCTCAAAGAGGCAATCAGGAAACTGGAAAATCAGTAG
- a CDS encoding SAM-dependent methyltransferase: MISCPTVEKEVIRSHYNLSTLFYRLLWGRHIHHGLWDEELANSENLQDRYRAPAKAQQQLTETMAELIQIQDGQDLLDVGCGMGGSSMFLSQAFKCNVTGITLSPVQRRWASLEAFFRGQSSRTRFLCQDAETAEFPAESFDVIWSIECTEHLFDKPAFFQKAASWLRPGGRMIICAWLAGDQLDTDDAKQNVYDVCEGFFCPSLGTAADYQSWMEQSGLEFHDFHNWTNRVSQTWEICHQRVKKTKVRWLAKLIDQNTVMFLDRFETILKAYETGAMQYGCFIASKPEMK; the protein is encoded by the coding sequence ATGATTAGTTGCCCCACGGTAGAGAAGGAAGTGATTCGCAGTCACTACAACTTGTCAACATTGTTCTATCGTCTGCTCTGGGGACGCCATATTCATCACGGACTATGGGATGAAGAACTTGCGAATTCGGAGAATCTTCAAGACAGATATCGCGCACCTGCCAAGGCACAACAACAGTTGACGGAAACGATGGCTGAACTGATACAGATTCAGGATGGTCAGGACCTGCTTGATGTCGGTTGTGGCATGGGCGGCTCATCCATGTTTCTGTCTCAGGCATTTAAGTGTAATGTCACGGGGATCACACTCAGCCCTGTTCAAAGACGTTGGGCCAGCCTGGAAGCGTTTTTTCGTGGACAGTCCAGTCGCACCCGCTTCCTCTGCCAGGATGCTGAGACAGCAGAATTTCCAGCGGAATCTTTTGATGTCATCTGGAGCATCGAGTGCACAGAACACTTGTTTGATAAACCAGCCTTTTTCCAGAAAGCAGCTTCCTGGCTTAGGCCTGGAGGACGAATGATTATCTGTGCCTGGCTGGCCGGCGATCAACTTGATACCGATGATGCAAAACAAAACGTCTACGACGTCTGTGAAGGTTTCTTCTGCCCTTCACTGGGGACCGCCGCTGATTATCAATCCTGGATGGAACAGTCTGGTCTGGAATTTCATGATTTCCACAACTGGACCAATCGCGTCAGCCAGACCTGGGAAATCTGTCATCAAAGAGTCAAAAAAACAAAAGTTCGCTGGCTGGCGAAACTCATCGATCAAAATACAGTTATGTTTCTGGATCGATTCGAAACCATTCTCAAGGCATACGAGACCGGTGCAATGCAGTATGGATGCTTCATTGCCAGCAAACCAGAAATGAAATAA
- a CDS encoding YceI family protein, producing MTILDKKQKWLISICLSTCLIWIISVRSSQGEVLTGVIHHLSRNSVSQSPLPTGSIDTSSSRVYTYVGKTGFGHEHAVEGKIKSGSLNLGVRSNAGEIIFDMTTWRADTAQARQYIGLSGTTSASTQKDVNANMLGSAVLHVQKYPTATFEVNSALPLQQKSSSGKPLYQLSGKFTLHGVARKMNIVAEVTEKKDSYHLRGNFSILQSHYGITPFSKAFGAVGVTDQLKIYGEIDVAR from the coding sequence ATGACAATTCTCGATAAAAAACAGAAGTGGTTGATTTCCATCTGCTTGAGCACTTGCCTGATCTGGATCATTTCCGTTCGCAGTTCTCAGGGAGAAGTCCTGACAGGGGTAATCCACCACCTGTCACGAAACTCAGTTTCGCAGTCCCCGCTTCCAACAGGTAGTATCGATACCTCTTCCAGCCGCGTTTACACATATGTGGGAAAAACCGGTTTTGGACATGAGCATGCTGTGGAAGGTAAAATTAAATCGGGTTCCTTGAACCTCGGAGTCCGCAGCAATGCGGGTGAAATTATTTTCGATATGACAACCTGGCGGGCAGATACTGCTCAAGCAAGGCAATATATCGGCTTAAGCGGTACCACATCTGCATCGACCCAGAAAGATGTGAATGCCAATATGCTAGGGAGTGCAGTGCTTCATGTGCAGAAATATCCGACAGCCACATTCGAAGTCAATTCGGCACTTCCGCTGCAACAGAAATCAAGTTCCGGCAAACCGCTCTACCAGCTAAGCGGTAAGTTCACATTGCACGGAGTGGCACGAAAAATGAACATTGTCGCAGAAGTGACAGAGAAAAAAGACTCTTATCACCTGAGAGGCAACTTCTCCATTTTACAGTCGCACTATGGAATCACTCCCTTCAGTAAGGCTTTTGGGGCAGTCGGAGTCACAGATCAATTAAAAATATATGGTGAAATTGACGTGGCCAGATAA
- a CDS encoding carbonic anhydrase, translated as MDYTSLSNTCQCVKESLNHGNMEFVETLRCEQQLMEEALSRGNTPATTSPVEFKQSYIEQLGALGEIPPQTPRAAVLACSDARVPVLDIFNQRPNEVYEIQLAGNVASAECLGSLAHAVENLPTLEGVVVLGHTGCDAVSVAVDQFLSPRPEITAADSSIRSLVNSVMPSIEIAASALGKKTRFLSGSVPRFTLDRNKLIKTVVFVNAAAMAWKIQEFVNRLQRVVPVWYGIYDLASCRILHVDLERRDGSLLFGLGNAPGVIDLDDVASSMAQYLSKMDNFDAARFSTKSLGPQEKSTWDTLSMRERTAKT; from the coding sequence ATGGATTACACATCATTGTCAAATACATGTCAGTGCGTCAAAGAATCACTGAACCATGGAAATATGGAATTTGTGGAAACACTGCGCTGCGAGCAACAGTTGATGGAGGAAGCTTTGAGCAGGGGTAACACTCCTGCCACTACAAGCCCTGTAGAATTCAAACAGAGTTATATCGAGCAGCTTGGGGCTTTGGGTGAAATTCCACCACAAACTCCTCGTGCTGCTGTATTAGCCTGCTCTGATGCTCGAGTGCCCGTTCTGGATATTTTTAATCAACGTCCTAATGAGGTTTATGAAATCCAGTTAGCAGGAAATGTGGCTTCTGCGGAATGTCTGGGGAGTCTGGCACACGCAGTTGAAAATCTACCGACGCTTGAGGGAGTTGTTGTGCTGGGACACACTGGTTGCGATGCAGTATCTGTAGCCGTAGATCAGTTTCTTTCTCCGCGACCGGAAATTACTGCAGCAGACAGTTCAATCCGATCCCTAGTTAATTCCGTAATGCCTTCCATCGAAATTGCTGCATCAGCTCTGGGAAAGAAGACGCGATTCCTTTCTGGAAGTGTGCCCCGCTTCACGCTTGACCGAAATAAGCTGATCAAAACCGTCGTGTTTGTGAATGCTGCGGCGATGGCCTGGAAAATTCAGGAATTTGTCAACAGGCTGCAACGTGTTGTCCCGGTCTGGTATGGCATCTACGATCTGGCATCCTGTCGTATTCTGCATGTGGACCTGGAACGTCGCGATGGCTCCCTGCTGTTCGGACTGGGAAATGCTCCCGGTGTGATTGACCTCGACGATGTCGCCAGCAGTATGGCTCAGTATCTCTCAAAAATGGATAACTTTGATGCTGCCAGATTCTCGACAAAATCACTCGGGCCGCAGGAAAAATCTACCTGGGATACCCTTTCGATGAGGGAGCGAACTGCAAAAACATAA
- a CDS encoding NnrU family protein, which translates to MRRFVGIVFGIATQLLFLITVWYLFWFLKEDFSHHAIGSLGIDALLAIQFAVGHSLLLYPGIRTAITRRIPSQFYGSLFCVQTCVGILLTAFCWRSSPVEIWNLSGWGGWLMTAGFYGSWLTLLYSLNLTGLGYQTGLTQWWYWLRKQPLPRRDFQPRSLYCCLRHPVYLSFMGLLWFTPLMTLDRAVLTGIWTAYIFVGSYLKDERLSFYIGKPYRDYQSRVPGYPFIFFGPLGKRKTKVTPVKSLEKTPLQTT; encoded by the coding sequence ATGCGACGTTTCGTTGGTATTGTATTCGGGATCGCAACACAGTTGCTGTTCCTGATCACAGTCTGGTACCTGTTCTGGTTTCTGAAAGAAGACTTCAGTCACCACGCAATTGGGTCTCTGGGAATTGATGCACTTCTGGCAATCCAGTTCGCGGTCGGACACAGTCTGTTGCTTTACCCCGGCATACGCACTGCTATCACGCGCAGGATTCCTTCGCAGTTCTATGGTAGTCTGTTCTGCGTGCAAACCTGTGTGGGAATTCTGTTAACAGCATTCTGTTGGCGCAGCAGCCCCGTAGAAATCTGGAATCTGTCAGGTTGGGGAGGCTGGCTGATGACAGCCGGCTTTTATGGATCGTGGCTTACGCTGCTCTACAGTCTCAACCTGACTGGTCTGGGCTATCAGACCGGTCTCACTCAATGGTGGTACTGGCTGAGAAAACAGCCACTCCCCCGAAGGGATTTTCAACCACGGAGTCTCTACTGCTGCCTGCGGCATCCGGTTTACCTGAGCTTCATGGGCTTACTCTGGTTCACACCTTTAATGACACTGGATCGCGCGGTTCTGACAGGAATCTGGACGGCTTATATATTCGTGGGAAGTTATCTGAAAGATGAACGTCTCAGTTTTTATATTGGAAAACCCTATCGGGACTATCAATCCAGAGTTCCCGGTTATCCCTTCATCTTTTTTGGTCCCCTGGGAAAGCGAAAGACGAAAGTTACACCTGTAAAATCACTTGAAAAAACTCCCCTCCAGACAACCTGA